In Fusarium falciforme chromosome 10, complete sequence, a single genomic region encodes these proteins:
- a CDS encoding Fn3-like domain-containing protein — MKLLVVLAVALGAPAYAVQCANESASCHEELERFWSYGRSPPVYPSPPATGLGDWQEAFKQARLFVSQMTIEEKANLTSGYEGINGCGGNGGSVPRLNVPGLCYADASAGVRAQEGVNSYPPGLHVGASWNRELAYARALHLGAEFKRKGANVALAPSIGGLGRVVKGGRNWESPSNDPYLTGALIRPTVQGLQKSVIACVKHLIANEQETSRKAPEFLPHKFNASVSSNLDDKTMHELYLWPFYDAIHAGAGSVMCAYNRVNNSYSCQNSKLINGLLKEELGFQGFVVTDWYEHKSGVASANAGLDVVMPVAPLWNGKEGSLVEMVNNDSVDASRLDDMATRIVASWLKYGALNGTKPGVGFPIDPTKPHDYVEARDPASNAVILQSAIEGHVLVKNVNNALPLKKPRFLSVFGYDAAAQNLNTPDPNPFTLWAMGFGGGQRYLNGSLFTNDTLFSLFGASLDMSQVGPSVFLNGTLISGGGSGSSTGVIDAPLDALKRQAYDDGTFLFWDTVSFTPNVNPASEACLVFINAMASESHDRKNLTDPYSDHLVTSVASKCRNTMVVVHAAGIRLVDPWIEHPNVTAVIMAHLPGQDSGRALVEILYGRQSPSGRLPYMIAKQESDYGSILDPGFPSDETPYYPQSNFTEGVFIDYKHFEHYSIKPRFEFGFGLTYTTFEYSNLMVDVDESASLLPPNPKIVLEGGVSSLWDQIGSVTCTIKNTGNFTSAEVAQLYLHLPGDGPSKVLRGFEKKTLVPGASNNFTFPLQRRDLSSWDTVRQQWVLNRGSYDVMVGKSVLDIQLRGNFTLN, encoded by the exons ATGAAGCTTCTTGTAGTTCTTGCAGTTGCGTTGGGAGCACCCGCTTATGCGGTCCAATGCGCCAACGAGAGCGCCTCTTGTcacgaggagctcgagaggTTTTGGAGCTACGGCCGTTCACCTCCTGTCTACCCTTCTC CTCCCGCTACTGGTCTGGGTGACTGGCAGGAAGCATTCAAGCAAGCTCGGTTATTTGTTTCCCAAATGACCATCGAAGAAAAAGCAAACCTCACCAGTGGCTACGAAGGTATCAACGGCTGTGGCGGAAATGGTGGCAGTGTACCACGCCTCAACGTTCCTGGCCTATGCTACGCCGATGCGAGCGCCGGAGTGCGGGCGCAGGAGGGCGTCAACTCGTATCCCCCAGGCCTTCACGTCGGCGCCAGCTGGAACCGAGAACTAGCCTACGCCAGAGCTCTTCATCTGGGAGCGGAGTTCAAGCGCAAGGGAGCCAACGTCGCCTTGGCCCCTTCGATCGGTGGTTTGGGGAGAGTTGTCAAGGGAGGACGAAACTGGGAATCTCCGAGCAACGACCCTTACCTGACGGGCGCCTTGATTCGTCCGACGGTCCAGGGTCTACAGAAGTCGGTCATTGCTTGTGTAAAGCACTTAATCGCAAACGAACAAGAAACCAGCCGCAAGGCTCCCGAGTTTCTTCCCCACAAGTTCAATGCCTCTGTCTCGTCTAATCTCGATGACAAGACGATGCACGAACTTTACCTGTGGCCTTTTTACGATGCTATTCACGCAGGAGCTGGATCTGTCATGTGCGCCTACAATCGTGTCAACAACAGCTATTCCTGCCAGAACAGTAAGCTTATAAACGGCCTCTTGAAGGAAGAGCTTGGATTCCAGGGCTTTGTCGTCACGGATTGGTATGAGCACAAGAGCGGCGTGGCGAGCGCCAATGCTGGTCTGGACGTTGTCATGCCAGTGGCTCCCCTGTGGAACGGCAAAGAGGGCAGTCTGGTTGAGATGGTCAACAATGACTCAGTGGATGCTTCTCGTCTTGACGACATGGCGACTCGTATCGTTGCTTCTTGGCTGAAGTACGGTGCTTTGAATGGTACCAAGCCTGGTGTTGGCTTCCCCATCGACCCGACAAAGCCTCATGACTACGTCGAAGCCCGAGATCCTGCTTCCAATGCCGTCATCCTGCAAAGCGCCATCGAAGGCCATGTTCTCGTCAAAAACGTCAACAACGCTCTGCCTCTGAAGAAGCCTCGCTTCCTCTCCGTGTTTGGGTACGACGCTGCAGCACAGAACCTGAACACGCCCGATCCTAACCCCTTCACACTTTGGGCGATGGGATTCGGAGGTGGCCAACGCTACCTTAATGGTAGTCTATTCACCAACGATACCCTATTCTCGCTTTTCGGCGCGAGCCTAGACATGAGCCAAGTTGGGCCTTCTGTCTTTCTCAACGGAACTCTTATTTCTGGTGGAGGCTCTGGTTCTTCGACAGGCGTAATCGATGCACCTCTGGATGCACTGAAACGTCAAGCATACGATGATGGAACATTTCTCTTTTGGGACACGGTATCCTTCACCCCAAACGTCAACCCAGCTTCCGAAGCTTGCTTGGTCTTCATTAACGCGATGGCGTCCGAGAGCCACGACCGCAAAAACCTGACCGACCCTTACTCGGATCACCTCGTCACATCTGTGGCGTCCAAGTGCCGCAACACAATGGTTGTGGTGCACGCAGCAGGCATCCGGCTTGTTGACCCTTGGATCGAGCACCCCAACGTCACGGCCGTCATCATGGCCCACCTTCCAGGTCAAGATTCTGGTCGTGCCTTGGTAGAGATCCTGTATGGAAGACAGTCTCCATCCGGGAGACTACCCTACATGATAGCCAAGCAAGAGTCGGACTATGGATCTATCCTAGACCCGGGCTTTCCGAGTGATGAGACACCGTATTACCCTCAAAGCAACTTTACTGAAGGTGTCTTTATTGATTATAAGCACTTTGAACATTATAGTATCAAGCCGAGGTTCGAATTTGGATTCGGTTTGACTTACACGACATTTGAATACTCCAACCTGATGGTCGACGTTGATGAGTCTGCCAGTCTCCTCCCACCTAACCCGAAAATCGTGTTGGAAGGTGGGGTCAGCTCACTCTGGGATCAAATTGGTTCCGTAACTTGTACAATTAAGAACACGGGCAACTTTACATCCGCCGAGGTTGCTCAGCTGTACCTGCATCTCCCTGGCGACGGGCCATCCAAGGTCCTCCGCGGtttcgagaagaagacgctTGTCCCAGGAGCGAGTAACAATTTCACATTTCCCCTGCAGAGGCGTGACCTCAGCTCCTGGGATACCGTTAGGCAGCAGTGGGTTCTTAATAGGGGTTCGTACGACGTCATGGTGGGCAAGAGTGTTTTGGATATCCAGCTTCGCGGAAACTTTACCTTGAACTGA